The following proteins are encoded in a genomic region of Colletotrichum higginsianum IMI 349063 chromosome 9, whole genome shotgun sequence:
- a CDS encoding Sulfite reductase flavoprotein alpha-component, whose amino-acid sequence MSIPILLLTRERRERKAINEIVYSNIPSADHIAQVKNVDTLVADDRDLLAVALGAPARQVILRAEGIGPQSGWKDGYLSAEYGFCPPDSNEAAGALASCPGRVWSDLCERMPGCVSRGRVRESVAALPLVEGTEENVPDRALWAAVVALGMLCSIYRYEEKNDGYDGVSTSSASARPRVGMSDDLGPELVGIPRSIGLPYWQVSRRMGRAIPHLTFFDQASYNIKVRDPTSVHPYVGRFDNTDLRWPMFGERTEIAFLKGCADTAASFQHGPDAIAACQEHVMNRDSEGLLREMIRLKEIIERMPNAFHSISTNPSSGDNYVSAAEWVRWGKFSAPLSKRCPAASGLQFPPYLLLDAFLGRKKYDSFLGNEGLHLRAWLPSNLRAFIAAVEYHYRIPEYVRQSGDPRLMGVLDGIVEAYTGERGFMGTHRYKVFGILEVASKTGRTETNGASGATDDSGRPWEEVHRQFSDAMKERLEPYRGNIPVEPHEMRGTFEECRYKSRILARSFVDADRERSIAMVTLDLHNTGITFQPGDRLAVMPLNSWEECAKVAAALGLDTMLEGPVLLDRKWSRFAEHLETVSNHGVPNPLTRTRKLTVKDVLRRGHLAPLTQELVLKVHAMLRASSNTVLQVLATDEWPVRGSLGDLLQAAVTDTPTHIWDHAFDLSHDVPWLSDLIPVEIPRTYSISNHPDELLPSTVDLTVSRAEYNLCATFAGTSSVISRYGVSSGYLNPPVGSPEDFVADNDDDNDDDNELLVGISRPIAFQLPLDGAAPCAFFAGGSGIAPFRSFWQARAGRSVGKNTLFLGVQSREKFCYEDELRRYVNAGFMEVHLAFSRDNRGLAFDPVARDLIERRTEPRYIDALIAEQGAGVCDLVMSKKQGGLGGHLYICGSVAVFDSVMSGLRKAIYNHRTATAESTDLIINTAFAERRIMLDVFMTPTPLPCNRPTIPLSQLAVHTGHRPGGRMWIAVHGSVYDVTDFSPMHPGGTLILKSNAGVDCTRSFDNLAHTNNPEVASLLTKYFVGHLTPKPEFHGGGCEELGGLYDVWAAYLRTTVETLVAQQFEMDDILGSPELWFQGSLINMLGVRIFYQYQSRLLQGGFSALFGPKFQELVLKLSFAMANTAHGDGGDGGPDVKLPDILGIIARAKTSADAVATSREVSRVGQFVCDSEPARFMERGIMDYATRSVQLDMELLEDMRDEACHGMDAFASVADLDATVSDAQRVTALCRFLMQTLERMARRLEVFYSRLAQCSVYRPEIERNPARTRWDLVRRRVRDGSFFVLTQSTVIGGAPPYKSAQQETVVFDNILSQIQQTIRNAPRRPGSRSESGPAATQIHYQQQQQQQQQHIMKLNERHRVRTEAPVNGASAFESHQNSNALNRMSTFIDKNMRAIRRLSKVPRDMSYEQMLAANQPQFHAHGVTTPPSSRGSSRSPTRGRQSSANALHTQSVVPRSRAPSLAEESMGRVTLNRRGTASSDGSRSVSSLSHHQHQHQYHHHGYGEGTTYYHHGASHHFPPTPVATPPPPPPLDPNTAIRSMVSRLNLKSRSAAGFSPASPALSLDDKGRMARMSAQMAGGSTAHNARNRSTSSLRSFKLRELVASQEPARIAPTF is encoded by the exons ATGTCCATCCCCATCCTGCTGCTTACACGCGAGCGTAGAGAACGGAAGGCCATCAACGAGATTGTATACTCAAACATCCCGTCGGCGGACCACATCGCCCAAGTCAAGAACGTCGacaccctcgtcgccgacgaccgaGACCTGTTGGCCGTCGCCCTGGGCGCCCCAGCGCGACAGGTGATCCTCCGGGCCGAGGGCATCGGGCCGCAGAGCGGATGGAAGGACGGGTACCTCAGCGCCGAGTACGGCTTCTGCCCGCCCGACTCGAacgaggccgccggggccCTCGCCAGCTGTCCCGGCCGCGTGTGGTCCGACCTCTGCGAGCGGATGCCCGGCTGCGTCTCGCGGGGCCGCGTGCGTGagtccgtcgccgccctgccGCTCGTCGAGGGCACCGAGGAGAACGTGCCGGACCGGGCGCTCTGGGCGGCCGTCGTGGCGCTGGGCATGCTGTGCTCCATCTACCGCTacgaggagaagaacgaCGGCTACGACGGCGTCAGCACCAGCTCGGCGTCCGCGAGACCGCGGGTCGGGATGAGCGACGACCTCGGGCCGGAGCTGGTCGGGATCCCGCGGAGCATCGGGCTGCCGTACTGGCAGGTCTCGCGGCGCATGGGACGGGCCATCCCTCACCTGACCTTCTTCGACCAGGCCTCGTACAACATCAAGGTGCGGGATCCGACGTCGGTCCATCCGTACGTCGGCCGGTTCGACAACACGGATCTGCGGTGGCCCATGTTCGGCGAGCGCACCGAGATTGCCTTTTTGAAGGGGTGCGCCGACACGGCAG CCTCCTTCCAGCACGGccccgacgccatcgccgcgtGCCAGGAACACGTCATGAACCGCGACAGCGAGGGCCTGCTGCGCGAGATGATCCGGCTCAAGGAGATCATCGAACGCATGCCCAACGCCTTCCACTCCATCTCGACCAACCCCAGCTCGGGCGACAACtacgtctcggccgccgagtGGGTGCGGTGGGGCAAGTTCTCCGCGCCGCTGTCCAAGAGGTGCCCGGCCGCCTCCGGCCTCCAGTTCCCGCCGTACCTCCTGCTGGACGCCTTTCTCGGCCGGAAGAAGTACGACTCGTTCCTCGGCAACGAGGGCCTCCACCTGCGCGCGTGGCTGCCGTCGAACCTGCGGgccttcatcgccgccgtcgagtACCACTACCGCATCCCGGAGTACGTCCGGCAGTCCGGCGACCCGCGGCTCATGGGCGTGCtggacggcatcgtcgaggcctACACGGGCGAGCGCGGCTTCATGGGCACGCACCGGTACAAGGTGTTCGGTATCCTCGAGGTGGCCTCCAAGACAGGCCGGACCGAGACGAACGGCGCGTCCGGGGCCACGGACGACTCGGGCCGGCCGTGGGAGGAGGTCCACCGGCAGTTCTCGGACGCCATGAAGGAGCGCCTGGAGCCGTACCGCGGCAATATCCCTGTGGAACCGCACGAGATGCGCGGTACCTTTGAGGAGTGCCGGTACAAGTCGCGCATCCTCGCCCGCTCCTTTGTCGACGCGGACCGAGAGCGGTCCATCGCCATGGTCACGCTCGACCTGCATAACACGGGCATCACGTTCCAGCCCGGCGACAGGCTGGCCGTCATGCCCCTGAACAGCTGGGAGGAGTGCGCCAAGGTCGCcgcggccctcggcctgGACACGATGCTTGAGGGTCCCGTCCTCCTTGACCGCAAGTGGTCGCGTTTCGCCGAGCATCTGGAGACGGTCTCTAACCACGGCGTCCCGAACCCGCTGACCAGGACTAGGAAGCTCACAGTCAAGGACGttcttcgccgaggccaccTGGCGCCGCTGACGCAGGAGCTCGTCCTCAAGGTCCACGCCATGCTGAGAGCCTCGTCCAACACGGTGCTGCAAGTGCTGGCAACAGACGAGTGGCCGGTCCGCGGCTCGCTCGGGGATCTCCTCCAGGCCGCCGTCACGGACACGCCGACGCACATCTGGGACCATGCCTTTGACCTGTCTCACGACGTGCCCTGGCTCAGCGACCTCATCCCCGTCGAGATCCCGCGGACGTACTCCATCTCCAACCACCccgacgagctgctgccgAGCACCGTCGACCTCACCGTCTCCCGGGCCGAATACAACCTGTGCGCCACCTTTGCGGGAACGTCGTCAGTTATCTCGCGGTACGGCGTGAGCAGCGGCTACCTCAACCCGCCCGTCGGCTCCCCCGAAGACTTCGtggccgacaacgacgacgacaacgacgacgacaacgagctCCTAGTCGGCATCTCGCGGCCCATCGCCTTTCAGCTACCCCTGGACGGAGCCGCGCCGTGCGCTTtcttcgccggcggcagcggcatcgCGCCCTTCCGAAGCTTCTGGCAggcccgcgccggccgcTCCGTCGGGAAGAACAcgctcttcctcggcgtccagAGCCGCGAAAAGTTCTGCTACGAAGACGAGCTGCGCCGGTACGTCAACGCCGGCTTCATGGAGGTCCACCTCGCCTTCTCCCGCGACAACCGCGGCCTCGCGTTCGACCCCGTCGCCCGGGATCTCATCGAGCGCCGCACGGAGCCGCGGTACATCGacgccctcatcgccgagcagggcgccggcgtctGCGACCTCGTCATGTCCAAGAAGcagggcggcctcggcgggcACCTGTACATCTGCGGCTCGGTGGCCGTCTTCGACTCGGTCATGAGCGGGCTGCGCAAGGCCATCTACAACCACCGCACGGCGACCGCGGAGTCGACGgacctcatcatcaacacGGCCTTCGCCGAGCGCCGCATCATGCTCGACGTCTTCATGACGCCCACGCCGCTGCCCTGCAACCGCCCGACCATCCCGCTCTCGCAGCTGGCCGTCCACACGGGGCACCGGCCCGGAGGGCGGATGTGGATCGCCGTCCACGGCAGCGTCTACGACGTGACGGACTTCTCGCCGATGCACCCGGGGGGCACGCTGATCCTCAAGTCCAACGCCGGCGTGGACTGCACGCGGTCGTTCGACAACCTCGCGCACACCAACAACCCGGAGGTGGCCAGCCTGCTGACCAAGTACTTTGTCGGCCACCTGACGCCCAAGCCCGAGttccacggcggcggctgcgaggagctcggcggcctctaCGACGTGTGGGCGGCGTACCTGCGGACGACGGTCGAGACGCTCGTGGCGCAGCAGTTCGAGATGGACGACATCCTCGGCTCGCCCGAGCTCTGGTTCCAGGGCAGCCTCATCAACATGCTCGGCGTGCGCATCTTCTACCAGTACCAGTCGCGGCTCCTGCAGGGCGGCTTCTCGGCCCTCTTCGGCCCCAAGTTCCAGGAGCTCGTGCTGAAGCTCTCCTTCGCCATGGCCAACACAGCacacggcgacggcggcgacggtggtcCGGATGTCAAGCTCCCGGACATtctcggcatcatcgcccgGGCCAAGACgtcggccgacgccgtcgcgacGTCCCGGGAGGTGTCCCGCGTCGGGCAGTTCGTCTGCGACAGCGAGCCGGCGCGGTTCATGGAGCGCGGCATCATGGACTACGCCACGCGGTCGGTACAGCTCGACAtggagctcctcgaggacaTGCGCGACGAGGCGTGCCACGGCATGGACGCCTTCGCCAGCGTCGCGGACCTCGATGCGACGGTGTCCGACGCCCAGCGGGTCACGGCTCTCTGCCGGTTCCTCATGCAGACGCTGGAGCGCATGGCCAGGCGTCTCGAGGTGTTCTACTCGAGGCTCGCGCAGTGCTCCGTCTACCGGCCCGAGATTGAGCGGAACCCGGCCCGCACGCGCTGGGACCTCGTGAGGCGCCGCGTCCGGGACGGGTCGTTCTTCGTCTTGACGCAGAGcaccgtcatcggcggcgcgccgccgtATAAGTCCGCGCAGCAGGAGACGGTCGTGTTCGACAACATTCTCTCGCAGATCCAGCAGACGATCCGGAACGCGCCGCGAAGGCCGGGATCAAGGTCCGAGTCCGGTCCGGCAGCGACGCAAATTCActatcagcagcagcagcagcagcagcagcagcacatCATGAAGCTCAACGAGCGGCACCGCGTGAGGACGGAGGCGCCCGTCAACGGCGCGTCAGCGTTCGAGTCGCACCAAAACAGCAACGCGCTGAACCGCATGTCGACCTTCATCGACAAGAACATGCGCGCCATCCGGCGCCTGAGCAAGGTGCCCCGCGACATGAGCTACGAGCAGATGCTGGCGGCGAACCAGCCGCAGTTCCACGCCCACGGCGTtacgacgccgccgtcgagccgCGGATCCAGTCGGTCGCCTACGAGGGGCCGGCAGTCGTCCGCGAACGCGCTGCACACCCAGAGCGTCGTCCCCCGCTCGCGCGCTCCGTCGTTGGCCGAGGAGTCGATGGGTCGCGTGACGCTCAACCGGCGGGGCACGGCGAGCTCTGATGGTTCGCGGTCCGTCTCGTCCCTCtctcatcatcaacatcaacatcaatATCACCACCATGGCTATGGTGAGGGGACGACCTACTACCACCACGGTGCATCACACCACTTCCCGCCTACACCCGTCGCtacgccaccgccgccgccgccgctggacCCCAACACAGCGATTCGGTCGATGGTCAGCCGCCTGAACCTCAAGTCTCGGAGCGCGGCCGGGTTTTCGCCCGCGTCGCCCGCGCTGTCGCTGGACGACAAGGGCCGGATGGCGCGGATGTCAGCGCAGATGGCGGGCGGGTCGACGGCGCACAATGCGCGGAAccggtcgacgagctcgctGAGGTCGTTCAAGCTGAGGGAGCTGGTGGCGAGCCAGGAGCCGGCCCGGATCGCGCCGACTTTCTGA